Proteins encoded by one window of Monoglobus pectinilyticus:
- a CDS encoding DUF1292 domain-containing protein: MSDENKDVMQEENQNILELVDEDGNTVPFEHLDTVQIDGEDYIVCIPYNEEEEEVTEIVLFKIDKAAESEDCLSQVVDENLAERIYQEFKKRNADQFDFEN, translated from the coding sequence ATGTCAGATGAAAATAAAGATGTAATGCAGGAAGAAAATCAAAATATTTTAGAATTAGTAGATGAGGATGGAAACACGGTGCCTTTTGAGCATTTGGATACTGTGCAAATTGACGGCGAGGATTATATAGTGTGTATTCCATATAATGAAGAAGAGGAAGAAGTTACAGAAATCGTATTGTTTAAGATAGATAAGGCTGCCGAGAGTGAGGATTGTTTGTCTCAGGTTGTAGATGAAAATTTGGCGGAGAGAATTTATCAGGAATTTAAGAAGCGTAATGCGGACCAATTTGATTTTGAAAATTAA
- a CDS encoding stalk domain-containing protein: protein MKKTLNFLRRSLGISLFLLFIIPFCTPVQCESIMDETVSRMGKLCETPDFRIYYEAKTENRCFYGAKFEPGSGVYHGTPHDVSYSSIPNTIDTEYFWFDSTLTNDVCERAEISEYAERSGKFRLYNWNCALKDEVIEPADYENYIKNTVDNIASDGNDSLLVFGKEFNINDNFTHPESFIKLFRYVADYAHTKDNIAVVWAPNNVGSVDLRLIDFYPGDEYTDWIGMSLYVMPYFQGSKAQTTWSNSVSFVAGDYSNAVIGAKVITDFMETYNIKKPVVITEGGVGYGEMPGREDYINGFEYVDWAAQQLRKFYYEIPRVFPQIKINVSFNHNVDLDFYRYNMSDSPELYSIVNSAVSTPPYIQGYPGFSPVEYPEMHDIEVKDSLKLSAYAYEPKALYLNVKYLIDGVSLYETMYPPYEFTLDSSNLSEGTHTLTVEKYSSSQKLDSKDFKITYNSKDSNQTVNYPEVPVFINGEELISDQPAFIIHDRTMVPMRAIFETLGAEVIWDETNETVTAKKNGTEISLKINDNKMTKNGWEIELDAPAILLSDHTMLPLRAVSEAFGAAVTWDEQNRIVNIEFI, encoded by the coding sequence ATGAAAAAAACTTTAAACTTTCTTAGACGCTCTCTCGGTATATCACTGTTTTTACTGTTTATTATACCTTTTTGCACACCGGTGCAATGCGAGAGTATAATGGATGAAACGGTCAGCAGAATGGGTAAGCTCTGCGAGACGCCGGATTTCAGAATATACTATGAGGCAAAAACCGAAAACAGATGTTTTTACGGAGCAAAGTTTGAACCCGGCAGTGGGGTGTACCATGGTACCCCCCACGACGTGTCTTATTCTTCGATTCCTAACACTATAGACACTGAATATTTTTGGTTTGATTCGACTTTAACAAATGACGTATGCGAAAGAGCTGAAATATCTGAATATGCCGAAAGAAGCGGAAAATTCAGACTTTATAATTGGAACTGTGCATTAAAAGACGAAGTTATTGAACCTGCAGACTATGAAAACTACATTAAAAATACTGTCGATAACATAGCCTCAGACGGTAATGACAGCCTTTTGGTATTTGGCAAAGAGTTTAATATAAACGATAATTTTACTCATCCTGAAAGCTTTATAAAGCTTTTCAGATATGTAGCCGACTATGCCCACACAAAGGATAATATTGCGGTTGTTTGGGCGCCGAATAATGTTGGTTCAGTCGATTTAAGACTGATAGATTTTTATCCCGGCGATGAGTATACAGACTGGATTGGTATGAGTTTATATGTAATGCCATACTTTCAGGGAAGTAAAGCACAGACAACATGGTCAAACAGCGTCTCTTTCGTAGCCGGCGACTACAGCAATGCTGTAATAGGAGCTAAAGTAATAACTGATTTTATGGAAACATATAACATAAAAAAGCCGGTTGTCATAACTGAAGGCGGTGTAGGTTACGGCGAAATGCCCGGACGTGAAGACTACATAAACGGTTTTGAATATGTTGACTGGGCAGCACAGCAGCTTAGAAAATTTTATTATGAGATTCCGAGAGTGTTTCCGCAGATTAAAATAAACGTAAGCTTTAACCATAACGTGGATTTGGATTTTTACAGATATAACATGAGTGATTCGCCGGAACTTTACTCAATAGTTAATTCGGCGGTTTCAACCCCTCCATACATCCAGGGATATCCGGGATTTTCTCCTGTCGAGTATCCCGAAATGCACGACATAGAAGTTAAAGACAGCCTTAAATTATCCGCCTACGCCTATGAACCCAAAGCGTTGTATTTAAACGTCAAATACCTAATAGACGGCGTTTCTCTCTATGAAACAATGTATCCTCCTTATGAGTTTACTCTTGATTCGTCAAACTTATCTGAAGGAACGCATACATTAACGGTTGAAAAATATTCTTCAAGCCAAAAACTTGACTCAAAAGATTTCAAAATAACTTATAATTCAAAAGACTCAAATCAAACAGTCAATTACCCTGAAGTTCCTGTATTTATAAATGGCGAGGAACTAATTTCAGACCAGCCTGCTTTTATTATTCACGACAGAACAATGGTTCCAATGCGCGCTATATTTGAAACTTTGGGAGCCGAAGTAATTTGGGACGAGACAAATGAGACAGTAACCGCAAAGAAAAACGGCACCGAAATATCTCTAAAAATCAATGATAATAAAATGACTAAAAACGGTTGGGAAATTGAACTTGACGCACCTGCTATACTGTTAAGCGACCATACAATGTTACCGCTCAGAGCTGTATCGGAGGCTTTCGGAGCTGCAGTTACATGGGACGAGCAAAACAGGATTGTAAATATCGAATTTATTTGA
- a CDS encoding DUF975 family protein, whose product MTCKDFKNLSLNQLRGKWGKAIIALFVATLVVMAVSIVVNFPAQMTANLISMGSNVSAGTFIFVTSYSLIGTIVLLFVSGCMTYGMSKYLLNLVRTGNSEFSYIFTGFSYGFNTIMRSFLLMLLIGIFTFLWSLLLVIPGIIASYRYSQAFYLLADNDDMTALEALRASKEMMKGYKWKLFVLSLSFIGWILLAAVTLGIGYIFLSPYINTAYTNFYEYLRGIRDNSQNVQTA is encoded by the coding sequence ATGACATGCAAAGATTTTAAAAATTTATCTTTAAATCAGCTTCGCGGTAAGTGGGGCAAGGCTATAATTGCATTGTTTGTTGCAACTCTGGTAGTTATGGCTGTCAGCATTGTAGTAAACTTTCCTGCGCAAATGACTGCGAATTTGATTAGTATGGGCTCAAATGTATCAGCCGGAACGTTTATATTTGTAACATCCTACTCATTAATCGGCACTATTGTCCTTCTGTTTGTATCAGGATGTATGACGTACGGTATGAGCAAGTATCTCCTGAACCTTGTAAGAACCGGTAACTCGGAGTTCAGCTACATATTTACAGGATTTTCTTATGGATTTAATACAATAATGCGTTCTTTCCTGCTTATGCTCTTAATCGGGATATTCACATTCCTATGGTCATTGCTTTTGGTTATCCCCGGCATCATAGCGTCATACAGATACTCACAGGCTTTTTATCTGCTTGCGGACAATGATGATATGACCGCTCTTGAAGCTCTGAGAGCCAGCAAAGAAATGATGAAAGGTTATAAGTGGAAGTTATTTGTACTTAGCCTAAGCTTTATCGGATGGATTTTGTTGGCCGCTGTCACATTAGGTATTGGCTACATCTTCCTATCGCCATACATAAATACCGCTTATACAAACTTCTATGAGTATCTCCGCGGTATACGCGATAACAGCCAAAACGTACAGACTGCATAA
- the spoIIP gene encoding stage II sporulation protein P produces MIERSYKARKIPEKHQYRAVVIDGHKIIKTAVFLAAVGVIVGVIITSFSYTKTAVPTASHVTESQSAEVAQENVKQDSEEKSEERSDKKINIKESFDSVLKTACSYILGFDPYNINGALAAEIHGADMVNSYEMVQKSSEFDESNVVPTEEPRPTPGAESSADGENQADIKAINAGQNANSNSNEIKIGNQTSYGVDINKMLSEPLDIDMSVDGPKVLIVHTHATEAYAPEGAQKYNREESDRSMENTENVVAVGNEVTEIFNSRGIETLHDTALHDYPSFNGAYADALSSIEWYLSEYPSIQVVFDLHRDSIVYDDDTKAKVVTKINGKNAAQLMFVVGTNEKGLYHPDWRENLKFALKLQDKIDQKYPNLMRHVNLRQERFNGHTTHGSLIIEMGSSGNSLEEAKYGMSCAAECIADFLNELK; encoded by the coding sequence ATGATTGAGAGAAGCTACAAGGCAAGAAAAATTCCGGAAAAACATCAGTACCGGGCTGTTGTTATCGACGGACATAAAATTATAAAAACAGCAGTTTTTTTAGCGGCTGTCGGAGTTATTGTCGGCGTTATAATAACATCGTTTTCATATACTAAAACAGCTGTTCCGACAGCGTCTCATGTTACGGAATCGCAATCTGCGGAGGTGGCTCAGGAAAATGTAAAGCAGGACAGCGAAGAAAAATCTGAAGAAAGGTCTGATAAAAAAATAAATATAAAGGAGTCATTTGATTCAGTTTTAAAAACTGCCTGTTCATACATATTAGGGTTTGACCCATACAATATTAACGGGGCTTTAGCTGCAGAAATTCATGGAGCCGATATGGTTAACAGTTATGAAATGGTTCAGAAGTCTTCTGAATTTGACGAAAGCAATGTTGTCCCGACAGAGGAACCTCGGCCAACACCGGGAGCAGAATCGTCGGCCGACGGTGAGAATCAGGCGGACATAAAAGCGATAAATGCAGGTCAGAACGCAAACAGCAACTCCAATGAGATTAAAATAGGGAACCAAACTTCATACGGCGTAGATATAAATAAAATGCTGAGCGAACCGCTTGATATTGATATGAGCGTCGACGGTCCGAAAGTTCTGATAGTACATACACATGCGACAGAGGCATATGCTCCTGAAGGAGCTCAAAAGTATAACCGCGAGGAGAGCGACAGGAGCATGGAGAATACTGAGAATGTCGTAGCGGTAGGCAATGAGGTTACTGAAATATTTAACAGCCGCGGCATTGAAACCTTGCATGATACAGCGCTGCATGATTATCCGTCATTTAACGGAGCTTATGCAGACGCACTTTCGTCTATTGAGTGGTATTTGTCTGAGTATCCAAGCATACAGGTTGTTTTTGACCTGCATAGAGATTCAATAGTTTATGATGATGATACAAAGGCAAAAGTGGTTACAAAAATAAATGGTAAAAATGCGGCTCAACTAATGTTTGTTGTAGGCACTAACGAAAAAGGGCTGTATCATCCGGACTGGCGCGAGAATTTGAAATTTGCACTGAAACTGCAGGATAAAATAGACCAGAAATACCCTAACTTAATGAGGCATGTAAACTTAAGGCAGGAAAGGTTTAACGGACACACAACCCACGGAAGCCTTATCATTGAGATGGGGTCAAGCGGAAACAGTTTAGAGGAGGCTAAGTACGGTATGAGCTGTGCCGCTGAATGTATAGCTGACTTCTTAAATGAACTTAAATAA
- a CDS encoding Mur ligase family protein, translating into MRKLLAVWAAKLASVAGRIVGKKSSSTPGVCALKICPNLISILAKNVTKGVIVTCGTNGKTTTNNLLNTALIKSGYKTVCNNLGANMVGGIATTFAQACNIFGNFKADYAVLEVDEASARRVFKHIKPDYMLITNLFRDQLDRYGEIDITVDLLNEAIDMAGDVKLILNGDDPLTAQFGEGRDARYFGISEQVLPQTDETKEGRFCAKCGQEQEYNYFHYSQLGDYYCPHCGNKRPEINYPATNVDLSSSMKFSVGNNQIDVNYRGFYNIYNILAVYSALDVMGVKTENFNSILSDYKPQIGRMELIELGGKPCILNLAKNPAGFNQAIQTVLLDKRKKDVIVAINDLANDGRDVSWLWDVDFDKLGEANLCSLITTGIRLYDISLRFKYADIKVDMITSDMKSALKKCVDNPDSEVCYVLVNYTALYPTQNTMLGLKKELGSSELVPVSAGGSSNGK; encoded by the coding sequence ATGAGAAAACTATTGGCTGTGTGGGCGGCGAAGCTTGCGTCGGTGGCAGGCAGGATTGTTGGCAAAAAATCATCGTCAACGCCGGGTGTGTGCGCTCTTAAAATTTGCCCCAATTTGATAAGTATTTTAGCCAAGAATGTCACAAAAGGCGTGATTGTTACATGCGGCACGAATGGTAAGACTACTACAAATAACTTGCTGAATACTGCTTTGATAAAAAGCGGATATAAAACAGTTTGCAATAACTTAGGCGCTAATATGGTCGGAGGTATAGCGACAACCTTTGCTCAAGCGTGTAATATATTCGGTAATTTTAAAGCTGACTATGCAGTGCTTGAGGTGGATGAAGCTTCTGCAAGGCGAGTGTTTAAACACATCAAACCTGATTATATGCTTATAACAAATCTTTTCCGTGACCAGCTTGACAGGTATGGAGAAATTGATATAACAGTTGATTTGCTTAATGAAGCTATTGATATGGCAGGAGATGTTAAGCTGATATTGAATGGCGACGACCCGCTGACCGCTCAGTTTGGCGAAGGCAGAGACGCTCGTTATTTTGGTATCTCGGAACAGGTGCTTCCACAGACCGACGAAACTAAGGAGGGGCGGTTCTGCGCAAAATGCGGACAGGAACAGGAGTATAATTATTTTCATTACAGCCAGCTGGGCGACTACTATTGTCCTCACTGCGGAAATAAGAGACCTGAGATTAATTATCCGGCAACCAATGTGGACTTGTCGTCGTCTATGAAGTTTTCTGTAGGTAATAATCAAATAGATGTGAATTACCGTGGATTTTATAATATATATAATATTTTGGCAGTATACTCAGCTCTTGATGTTATGGGTGTTAAGACCGAGAATTTTAACAGTATACTTAGTGATTATAAGCCTCAGATAGGACGTATGGAGCTGATAGAACTGGGCGGAAAGCCTTGTATATTAAATTTGGCCAAAAATCCGGCCGGGTTTAACCAAGCTATTCAGACCGTGCTTTTGGATAAGAGAAAAAAGGATGTTATCGTGGCTATAAACGACCTTGCAAATGATGGAAGGGATGTATCATGGCTTTGGGATGTTGACTTTGATAAATTGGGAGAAGCTAATTTATGCAGTCTAATAACTACGGGAATAAGGCTTTACGACATTTCTCTCAGGTTTAAATATGCTGATATAAAGGTTGATATGATTACCTCTGATATGAAATCGGCGCTTAAAAAATGCGTGGACAATCCTGATTCAGAAGTATGTTATGTTCTCGTAAACTATACAGCGTTATATCCTACCCAAAATACAATGTTGGGTCTTAAAAAAGAATTGGGCAGCAGCGAGCTTGTTCCGGTCAGTGCAGGAGGTAGCAGCAATGGGAAATAA
- a CDS encoding type 1 glutamine amidotransferase, giving the protein MGNNYEINIVHLYPDLLNLYGDRGNIACMEKRLKWRGIDAKVHMCTNQDSSIDLKAADIIFVGGGSDREQEIVCSLLLEKKEELKAYAENGGVLVAVCGGYQLLGKYYKTANTKIEGLGILDIYTDAGDTRLISNVVLECEKFDQPIVGFENHAGRTYIGENHTPLGKVKFGNGNTGDSGYEGVIYKNVIATYLHGPLLPKNPQLCDYILECALKRKYDDFDGLKPLDDELENKANKYIADKYVR; this is encoded by the coding sequence ATGGGAAATAATTATGAGATAAACATCGTTCATTTGTATCCTGATCTGCTTAATCTCTACGGGGACAGAGGAAATATAGCCTGTATGGAAAAAAGGCTGAAGTGGCGCGGAATTGACGCTAAAGTTCATATGTGTACAAATCAGGACAGCAGCATTGATCTTAAAGCAGCTGATATTATATTTGTAGGCGGCGGTTCAGACCGTGAACAGGAGATAGTTTGCAGCTTGCTTCTCGAAAAAAAGGAAGAATTAAAAGCATATGCGGAAAACGGCGGCGTTTTGGTAGCTGTTTGCGGTGGTTATCAGTTATTGGGCAAATATTATAAAACGGCCAATACTAAAATAGAAGGATTGGGAATTTTGGATATATATACCGATGCGGGAGATACCAGGCTGATTAGTAATGTGGTTTTAGAGTGCGAAAAGTTTGACCAGCCTATAGTAGGGTTTGAAAACCATGCAGGAAGAACATATATTGGTGAAAACCACACTCCGTTGGGGAAGGTTAAATTCGGAAATGGAAATACCGGAGACAGCGGTTATGAGGGCGTAATATATAAAAATGTTATTGCCACTTATCTTCACGGACCTTTGCTTCCTAAAAATCCTCAGCTATGCGATTATATTTTAGAATGTGCATTAAAGCGAAAATATGACGATTTTGATGGACTTAAGCCCCTGGATGACGAACTTGAAAACAAGGCGAATAAATATATAGCCGATAAATATGTGCGTTGA
- a CDS encoding efflux RND transporter periplasmic adaptor subunit — MDFFKKLFSKKNNDKDNIEQDFLNDAYNSLGEEHLNPERILDENSVSYKTDSENEIAEGEPVGTFGVHEREYENDRAENDENKFLKEASEHENIGFEQDNFENSGDRYDEDKSLDLKTDYEDIEDSGENSDFDEYINEDEDISEIEEFDPESAYDNLGGDTGEMDTEAISAAADMAQNLSTDELSDRRAEYGRDFIPSDNYISEEAQEETFSVSDEAGNNGSDINSLSDTRELEQTIPINSEIDKEEIYSAYAPKNMRPKVTQTSYFDLDNLDDEPEENLSDKGFRAFCKRRKKWLIGAGVAAAVVLVIVGTVFFFWNRMDPLMGYTQTYVAKGNVIKTMAAGGNVEPNARYDITSLVSGTIIETPLNAGEQVRAGELVYKIDDTNAQLAVQMAENDVKRAKVDDSDSGSSQQLRIYANASGTISDLNISAGSSITGGKIATITQANGTEFALIPNVTGTVQSVNVRNGSTVESGQVVATLKSDGSGSSKEGRELDIASCELALEQANKELEKYKIAAPIDGTILVKNAKIGDNVNANQTDKPLMVIADMSKMKFNIEVDELEIWNIELGQTVVITANALPGQTFSGEITNIAGEGEKKGDGVTTYAVEITISDPGKIKSGMNVDAKIIINSAINVLSVPERTLYESDGTNALVITNSNSAEEDAVMNPAEYPNINVPEGYKLVKVQYGVSDGTNVEIISGLSVGDTVLYKAEDGENVKPADSVNSGKDSGNKEAENSSNNSENSSKTDKSQSGDADSIDEEFTTESDNGENVKSTGKLATQEDLTDLE; from the coding sequence ATGGATTTTTTTAAAAAGTTGTTTTCCAAAAAAAACAATGACAAAGATAATATAGAACAGGATTTCTTAAATGACGCTTATAACAGTCTTGGAGAAGAGCATCTTAATCCGGAAAGAATTTTAGATGAAAACAGCGTAAGTTATAAGACCGATTCTGAAAATGAGATTGCCGAAGGTGAGCCTGTCGGCACTTTTGGCGTTCATGAAAGAGAGTATGAAAACGATCGCGCAGAAAACGATGAAAACAAATTTTTGAAAGAAGCTTCAGAGCATGAGAATATCGGTTTTGAACAGGATAATTTTGAAAACAGCGGAGATAGATATGACGAAGATAAAAGTTTAGATTTAAAAACGGATTATGAAGATATTGAAGACAGCGGAGAAAATTCAGATTTTGATGAATATATAAACGAAGATGAAGATATAAGCGAAATTGAAGAGTTTGACCCTGAATCGGCATATGATAACCTAGGCGGCGATACCGGGGAAATGGATACTGAAGCTATCAGCGCTGCGGCTGATATGGCACAGAATCTATCTACAGACGAATTGTCTGACAGGAGAGCGGAATACGGACGAGATTTTATACCCTCTGATAATTATATTTCAGAGGAAGCACAGGAAGAAACTTTTTCTGTATCTGACGAAGCCGGGAATAACGGTTCAGATATTAATAGTTTGTCTGATACGAGGGAACTTGAACAAACAATTCCAATAAACAGTGAGATAGATAAAGAAGAGATTTACTCCGCATATGCTCCGAAGAATATGCGTCCTAAGGTAACGCAGACATCGTATTTTGATTTGGATAATTTGGATGATGAACCGGAAGAAAATTTGTCTGATAAAGGTTTTAGAGCTTTCTGCAAGAGACGTAAAAAATGGCTTATAGGCGCCGGTGTAGCTGCGGCTGTAGTTTTAGTTATTGTCGGAACTGTTTTCTTCTTTTGGAATCGTATGGACCCTCTCATGGGATATACTCAAACGTATGTAGCTAAGGGCAACGTTATTAAAACTATGGCGGCAGGAGGAAATGTTGAGCCTAACGCCAGATATGATATAACTTCCTTAGTCAGCGGAACTATCATCGAGACTCCTCTTAACGCAGGGGAGCAGGTTCGTGCCGGTGAACTGGTTTATAAAATAGATGATACAAACGCACAGCTGGCAGTTCAAATGGCTGAAAATGATGTTAAGCGTGCTAAGGTGGACGATTCAGATTCAGGTTCGTCACAGCAGCTTAGAATTTATGCTAACGCGTCAGGAACTATAAGCGATTTGAATATTTCAGCCGGAAGCAGTATAACAGGCGGTAAGATTGCAACTATCACGCAGGCAAACGGAACAGAATTTGCCTTGATACCGAATGTTACAGGAACAGTTCAGTCAGTAAATGTTAGGAACGGTTCAACTGTTGAGTCGGGTCAAGTGGTTGCGACTTTAAAAAGTGACGGCAGCGGCTCTTCAAAAGAGGGGCGTGAGCTGGATATAGCGTCTTGCGAACTTGCTTTAGAGCAGGCAAACAAGGAACTTGAAAAATATAAAATAGCTGCTCCTATCGACGGCACAATATTGGTTAAGAATGCGAAAATAGGAGACAACGTGAACGCTAATCAGACTGATAAGCCGTTAATGGTAATTGCTGATATGAGTAAAATGAAGTTTAATATTGAAGTGGATGAGCTTGAAATCTGGAATATTGAACTTGGTCAAACAGTTGTTATAACAGCGAATGCTTTGCCGGGTCAGACTTTCAGCGGTGAGATTACGAATATTGCCGGCGAAGGTGAGAAAAAGGGCGACGGCGTTACCACTTATGCAGTTGAAATTACAATTTCAGACCCAGGAAAAATCAAGTCCGGTATGAACGTTGACGCCAAAATAATAATTAATTCAGCAATAAATGTTTTGTCTGTTCCTGAACGCACATTATATGAGTCTGACGGAACAAACGCATTGGTTATTACAAACTCTAACAGTGCTGAAGAAGACGCTGTGATGAATCCGGCGGAATATCCGAATATAAATGTTCCTGAAGGATATAAGCTTGTTAAGGTTCAGTATGGCGTGAGCGACGGCACTAATGTTGAGATTATTTCCGGTCTGTCTGTTGGAGATACAGTCCTTTACAAAGCAGAAGACGGTGAAAATGTTAAGCCTGCGGATAGTGTTAATTCAGGTAAAGATTCCGGGAATAAAGAAGCAGAAAATTCATCTAACAATTCAGAAAATTCTTCAAAAACTGATAAATCACAAAGTGGTGACGCAGACTCAATTGATGAAGAGTTTACAACTGAAAGCGATAATGGTGAAAATGTCAAATCAACCGGAAAATTAGCGACCCAGGAAGATCTTACCGATTTAGAGTAA
- a CDS encoding ABC transporter permease: protein MSNNEKEKLNDKKSGIFKSAFKNALFEIKLNKIQALISAAGFLIAAASMIAVIIATHSMIISEGYRTNPLGANTITLTVNEEKSKVKIDGLRSSILEYDDFIDVVPTETVSNIEMFGNLSTSSYYNVLATDYSFFNHSALTIDKGRFFSTADVTARTHVAVIGSDIAKSLYGDSDPIGQDLKINNQIFSVVGIFDSESKSSLNETVIIPYKSARLILNSTDVGTYTFVCKDGFESDRAVNQAESYMGKVFSDNSKYSIKSNYNSGMVSVIRLIVLIVFLIILIISCFSLAMFAAYPSRTIKTDLDQTNKKNGSAYVFLKLEYICLLISIAGTLVGLAAGIGAGCLYCLLTGNPLYFNGGLLFMTVFLFLLSLVFGLLSGLVPGILASRKFKRGKIK from the coding sequence ATGAGCAATAATGAGAAAGAAAAATTAAATGATAAAAAAAGCGGAATATTTAAGAGTGCGTTTAAAAACGCACTCTTTGAAATAAAGCTGAATAAAATCCAGGCGCTTATATCGGCGGCAGGCTTTCTTATTGCGGCCGCTTCTATGATAGCTGTTATAATAGCGACGCATTCTATGATAATTTCCGAAGGATATAGGACTAATCCTTTAGGAGCTAATACTATTACTCTTACAGTAAATGAAGAAAAATCTAAAGTAAAAATAGACGGCTTAAGAAGCTCTATTTTGGAATATGATGATTTTATAGACGTTGTGCCAACTGAGACGGTTTCTAATATTGAAATGTTTGGTAACTTGAGTACAAGTTCATATTATAATGTGCTTGCAACAGACTATTCGTTTTTTAATCATTCGGCTTTGACTATTGATAAAGGCCGTTTTTTCTCGACAGCAGATGTAACGGCAAGAACTCATGTTGCAGTTATCGGCAGTGATATTGCTAAAAGTTTGTATGGTGATTCCGACCCTATAGGACAGGACTTAAAAATAAATAATCAGATTTTTAGCGTTGTGGGTATATTCGACAGCGAAAGCAAATCGTCGCTGAATGAAACCGTAATTATACCATACAAAAGCGCCAGGCTTATTTTAAATTCAACTGACGTTGGAACCTATACTTTTGTGTGTAAGGATGGGTTTGAATCAGATAGGGCGGTTAATCAAGCGGAAAGCTATATGGGTAAGGTTTTCTCGGATAATTCTAAATACTCGATAAAATCAAATTATAACAGCGGTATGGTTAGCGTAATTCGGCTTATTGTTCTTATAGTTTTTCTTATTATACTAATTATAAGCTGCTTCAGTTTGGCCATGTTTGCCGCTTATCCTTCAAGAACCATAAAAACTGATTTAGATCAAACAAACAAAAAGAATGGTTCAGCATATGTTTTTCTTAAATTAGAGTATATTTGTCTTTTGATTTCTATTGCAGGAACATTAGTTGGTTTGGCGGCAGGAATCGGAGCCGGCTGCCTATATTGTCTCTTAACCGGTAATCCTCTGTATTTTAACGGCGGACTTTTATTTATGACTGTTTTTTTGTTCTTGCTCTCTTTAGTATTTGGTCTTTTGTCAGGTTTGGTTCCGGGGATATTAGCGTCCAGAAAGTTTAAACGCGGCAAAATAAAATAA